One genomic window of Eggerthella timonensis includes the following:
- the pheA gene encoding prephenate dehydratase codes for MASTEPVFAYLGPAGTYTDEAARAFAARLGIDDPNLLECASFDEVFDCVDRGKCEFGVVAKENSLEGSVTATLDNFSFKSSATILGEEVIDIHHCLVMHPDAKIEDIATVASHAQGLAQCRRFLSERLPGRSTITTSSTADSARLVMENPHIAGIANAFAAELYGARVEEREIEDHFGNQTSFALIGRQGHPPVFTGDRYKTSLALFLQVDRAGTLNMILSEFAYAGINLSMIQSRPTKQALGDYMFFIEFKENANDLAVQTALNCLRLKLREVKVLGSYPID; via the coding sequence ATGGCTTCAACCGAACCCGTATTCGCCTACCTCGGCCCTGCCGGCACCTACACCGACGAAGCCGCGCGCGCGTTCGCGGCACGGCTCGGCATCGACGACCCGAATCTGCTCGAGTGCGCCTCGTTCGACGAGGTGTTCGACTGCGTCGACCGCGGCAAGTGCGAGTTCGGCGTGGTGGCGAAGGAGAACTCCCTCGAAGGGTCAGTCACGGCCACGCTCGACAACTTCTCGTTCAAGAGCTCGGCCACGATCCTCGGCGAGGAGGTCATCGACATCCACCATTGCCTCGTCATGCACCCGGACGCGAAGATCGAGGACATAGCCACGGTGGCGTCGCACGCCCAGGGGCTCGCGCAGTGCCGCCGCTTCCTGAGCGAGCGCCTGCCGGGCCGCTCCACCATCACCACGTCGTCGACCGCCGACAGCGCGCGGCTGGTCATGGAGAACCCGCACATCGCGGGCATCGCCAACGCGTTCGCGGCCGAACTGTACGGTGCGCGCGTGGAGGAGCGCGAGATCGAGGACCACTTCGGCAACCAGACGTCGTTCGCGCTCATCGGCCGCCAGGGGCATCCCCCCGTGTTCACCGGCGACCGCTACAAGACGTCGCTCGCGCTGTTCTTGCAGGTCGACCGTGCCGGCACCCTCAACATGATCCTATCCGAGTTCGCCTACGCCGGCATCAACCTGTCGATGATCCAGTCGCGCCCGACGAAGCAGGCGCTCGGCGACTACATGTTCTTCATCGAGTTCAAGGAGAACGCGAACGATCTGGCCGTGCAGACGGCGCTCAACTGCCTGAGGCTGAAGCTGCGCGAGGTGAAGGTGCTCGGCAGCTACCCGATCGACTAG